Proteins from a genomic interval of Streptomyces sp. NBC_01445:
- a CDS encoding threonine aldolase family protein, with protein sequence MNPPKTDARRHHDPDVRGFASDNYAGAHPEILAALALANGGHQIAYGEDDYTANLQQIIRAHFGPTAEAFPVFNGTGANVVALQAVTDRWGAVICAESAHINVDEGGAPERMGGLKLLTVPTPDGKLTPELIDRQAFGWDDEHRAMPQVVSITQNTELGTLYTPDEIRAICDHAHERGMKVHLDGSRIANAAASLDVPMRTFTNAVGVDILSLGGTKNGALFGEAVVVLNQDAVSHMKHLRKLSMQLASKMRFVSVQLEALLAKDLWLRNARHANEMAQRLAEGVRAVHGVEILYPVQANAVFARLPHDVSERLQKRFRFYFWDEAAGDVRWMCAFDTREEDVDGFVAALKEEMAR encoded by the coding sequence GTGAATCCGCCGAAGACCGACGCCCGCCGGCATCACGACCCGGACGTCCGCGGCTTCGCGAGCGACAACTACGCGGGCGCGCACCCGGAGATCCTCGCGGCCCTCGCCCTCGCCAACGGCGGTCACCAGATCGCGTACGGCGAGGACGACTACACGGCCAACCTCCAGCAGATCATCCGCGCCCACTTCGGCCCCACGGCCGAGGCGTTCCCGGTCTTCAACGGCACCGGTGCCAACGTCGTCGCGCTCCAGGCGGTCACCGACCGCTGGGGCGCGGTGATCTGCGCCGAGTCCGCGCACATCAACGTGGACGAGGGCGGGGCCCCGGAGCGCATGGGCGGCCTCAAGCTGCTCACCGTGCCGACCCCGGACGGCAAGCTCACGCCCGAGCTCATCGACCGGCAGGCCTTCGGCTGGGACGACGAGCACCGCGCGATGCCGCAGGTCGTCTCGATCACGCAGAACACGGAGCTGGGCACGCTCTACACGCCCGACGAGATCCGCGCGATCTGCGACCACGCGCACGAGCGCGGCATGAAGGTGCACCTCGACGGCTCCCGGATAGCCAACGCGGCCGCGTCGCTCGACGTGCCGATGCGCACGTTCACGAACGCGGTCGGCGTCGACATCCTGTCGCTCGGCGGCACGAAGAACGGCGCTCTGTTCGGTGAGGCGGTCGTCGTCCTCAATCAGGACGCCGTCAGCCACATGAAGCATCTGCGCAAGCTCTCGATGCAGCTCGCCTCCAAGATGCGTTTCGTGTCGGTGCAGTTGGAGGCCCTGCTCGCCAAGGACCTGTGGCTGCGCAACGCGCGGCACGCCAACGAGATGGCCCAGCGCCTCGCCGAGGGCGTCCGCGCCGTGCACGGCGTCGAGATCCTCTACCCGGTGCAGGCCAACGCGGTCTTCGCGCGGCTGCCGCACGACGTCAGCGAGCGCCTCCAGAAGCGCTTCCGGTTCTACTTCTGGGACGAGGCGGCCGGCGACGTCCGCTGGATGTGCGCGTTCGACACCCGTGAGGAGGACGTCGACGGCTTCGTCGCCGCCCTCAAGGAGGAAATGGCCCGCTAG
- a CDS encoding lysophospholipid acyltransferase family protein: MAELVYRPVIGAARTMFKALDLKIDVKGAENIPRSGGAVLVSNHISYLDFIFDGLAALPQKRLVRFMAKESVFRHKISGPLMRSMKHIPVDRKQGEDAYAHALDSLRSGQVIGVFPEATISQSFTLKSFKSGAARLAQEAGVPLIPMALWGTQRLWTKGHPKNFKRQHIPITIRVGEPMEAPRDQYAGAITRRLRERVQELLEAAQRAYPVRPKGPDDTWWMPAHLGGTAPTAAEVKAAEAS; this comes from the coding sequence ATGGCAGAGCTCGTCTACCGTCCGGTCATCGGCGCGGCCCGCACGATGTTCAAGGCGCTCGATCTGAAGATCGACGTCAAGGGCGCGGAGAACATTCCGCGCTCCGGCGGCGCGGTCCTGGTCAGCAATCACATCAGCTACCTGGACTTCATTTTCGACGGTCTCGCAGCGCTGCCGCAGAAGCGCCTGGTGCGCTTCATGGCGAAGGAGTCGGTGTTCCGGCACAAGATCTCCGGTCCGCTGATGCGCAGCATGAAGCACATCCCCGTGGACCGGAAGCAGGGCGAGGACGCGTATGCGCACGCCCTCGACTCGCTGCGCTCCGGTCAGGTCATCGGGGTGTTCCCCGAGGCGACGATCTCGCAGTCGTTCACGCTGAAGAGCTTCAAGTCGGGCGCCGCGCGCCTGGCCCAGGAGGCCGGTGTGCCGCTCATCCCGATGGCACTGTGGGGCACCCAGCGCCTGTGGACGAAGGGCCACCCGAAGAACTTCAAGCGCCAGCACATCCCGATCACGATCCGGGTGGGCGAGCCGATGGAGGCCCCGCGCGACCAGTACGCCGGAGCGATCACCCGGCGGCTGCGCGAGCGTGTGCAGGAGCTCCTCGAAGCGGCACAGCGCGCGTACCCCGTACGCCCGAAGGGTCCGGACGACACCTGGTGGATGCCCGCGCACCTCGGCGGCACCGCGCCCACCGCGGCAGAGGTGAAGGCCGCCGAGGCAAGCTGA
- a CDS encoding transglutaminase-like domain-containing protein, which yields MQLIQKNPDLSAYLAADEVIDHHHPLVRKTAERLAAQASDSYSYAQVAYEFVRDTIPHSADSGDLRVTWRASDVLEQGTGICHAKSHALAALLRAEDIPAALCYQRLTHDAGTGYVLHGMVAVRFHGAWHRQDCRGNKPGVDAQFSLDGERLAFIVDTESNEVDYPVLFDVPEPAVLRALRDAPDRPYLWEHLPDAL from the coding sequence ATGCAGCTGATCCAGAAGAATCCCGACCTGTCTGCCTACTTGGCGGCCGACGAGGTCATCGACCATCACCACCCGCTCGTACGGAAGACGGCCGAGCGCCTCGCCGCGCAGGCCTCCGACTCATATTCATACGCCCAGGTGGCCTACGAGTTCGTGCGGGACACCATCCCGCACTCCGCCGACAGCGGGGACCTCCGCGTCACCTGGCGCGCCTCGGACGTCCTGGAGCAGGGCACGGGCATCTGTCACGCCAAATCCCACGCGCTGGCCGCGCTCCTGCGCGCCGAGGACATCCCCGCGGCGCTCTGCTACCAGCGGCTCACGCATGACGCCGGGACCGGGTATGTGCTGCACGGCATGGTCGCCGTGCGCTTCCATGGGGCCTGGCACCGGCAGGACTGCCGCGGTAACAAGCCCGGCGTCGACGCCCAGTTCTCCCTCGACGGTGAGCGGCTGGCCTTCATTGTGGATACGGAGTCCAATGAGGTGGACTATCCGGTACTCTTCGATGTACCGGAGCCGGCCGTTCTGCGCGCCCTGCGCGACGCCCCCGACCGGCCCTACTTGTGGGAACACCTCCCCGACGCACTCTGA
- a CDS encoding B3/B4 domain-containing protein encodes MTLHLTVSDAVRTLAPEFRHVAIEAYGLVNSPSSEGTSALLDDAARRLAARLDGRAPHEDPHMAAWRAAYTAFGSKPSRTRNSAEALAKRALADGGLPRINTLVDVYNAISVAHLIPVGGEDLDHIKGGMRLVRATGEEGFATVAGGEDVVEHPDAGEVVWCDDDGVTCRRWNWRQGTRTRLTEESVNALFLLEAMGPHCDVVAAGTELAELLEKFSPGARITVHAPE; translated from the coding sequence ATGACCCTCCACCTCACTGTGTCCGACGCGGTACGGACCCTCGCGCCCGAGTTCCGGCACGTCGCCATCGAGGCGTACGGGCTGGTCAACAGCCCCAGCAGTGAAGGGACTTCGGCCCTTCTCGACGATGCCGCACGCCGTCTCGCCGCGCGACTCGACGGACGCGCCCCGCACGAGGACCCGCACATGGCGGCCTGGCGCGCCGCCTACACGGCCTTCGGCTCCAAGCCCTCCCGCACCCGTAACTCGGCCGAGGCACTGGCCAAGAGGGCCCTCGCGGACGGCGGACTGCCGCGGATCAACACCCTGGTCGACGTCTACAACGCGATCAGCGTGGCCCATCTGATCCCGGTCGGCGGCGAGGACCTGGACCACATCAAGGGCGGCATGCGCCTCGTCAGGGCCACCGGCGAAGAGGGCTTCGCCACCGTGGCCGGGGGAGAGGACGTCGTGGAACACCCCGACGCAGGCGAGGTCGTCTGGTGCGACGACGACGGCGTGACCTGCCGCCGCTGGAACTGGCGCCAGGGCACCCGTACGCGCCTGACCGAGGAGTCGGTGAACGCGCTCTTCCTGCTGGAGGCGATGGGGCCGCACTGCGACGTGGTGGCGGCCGGCACCGAACTCGCCGAACTCCTGGAGAAGTTCAGCCCCGGCGCGCGGATCACCGTCCACGCGCCGGAGTAG